One Mobula birostris isolate sMobBir1 chromosome 4, sMobBir1.hap1, whole genome shotgun sequence DNA window includes the following coding sequences:
- the grpel1 gene encoding grpE protein homolog 1, mitochondrial translates to MAMATWCWGTRALRSGGRFLLARPGGRLFCTATQQKNTRQSYEDDQSNPQNGELNSTEKTLMGEKAKLEEQLKDLTDKYKRALADTENLRQRSQKLVEEAKLYGIQGFCKDLLEVADVLEKATESVPKEEITEANHHLKHLYEGLVMTEGQLQKVFSKHGLVRLNPIGAKFDPYEHEALFHSPVEGKEPGSVALVSKIGYKLHGRTLRPALVGVVKGVE, encoded by the exons ATGGCCATGGCGACCTGGTGCTGGGGCACGCGAGCGCTGCGGAGTGGCGGTCGCTTCCTGTTGGCTCGACCCGGCGGAAG GTTATTCTGTACTGCTACACAGCAAAAAAACACAAGACAAAGCTATGAAGATGACCAGAGCAATCCTCAGAATGGGGAACTAAACTCAACAGAGAAAACGCTGATGGGAGAAAAGGCTAAGCTAGAGGAGCAACTCAAGGATCTTACA gacaAATATAAAAGAGCACTGGCAGATACTGAAAACTTGCGTCAAAGAAGTCAAAAGCTTGTTGAAGAAGCTAAGTTATATG GTATTCAAGGGTTCTGTAAGGACCTTTTGGAGGTGGCAGATGTTCTTGAAAAAGCAACAGAGAGTGTACCCAAGGAAGAAATCACTGAAGCGAACCATCACCTGAAGCACCTCTACGAAGGTCTCGTCATGACAGAAGGGCAACTTCAGAAAGTGTTTTCAAAGCATGGCCTTGTCAGACTGAATCCCATTGGGGCCAAGTTTGATCCCTATGAGCATGAAGCTCTTTTCCATAGTCCTGTGGAAGGGAAGGAGCCGGGCTCTGTGGCACTGGTGTCCAAGATAGGGTATAAGCTCCATGGACGCACTCTACGACCAGCTTTAGTTGGAGTTGTCAAAGGAGTAGAATAA